The Comamonas sp. GB3 AK4-5 genome includes a region encoding these proteins:
- a CDS encoding acetate/propionate family kinase, translating into MAILAVNAGSSSLKFSLHPLKDGQVQPHVLSGNIQGLEPGGAPAMGWTYLGKKHQETLSVPADGAPFVIALDSLRALVQKLEAAPDIEGVAHRVVHGGGVFTESVLVTDEVLERLACFNSLAPLHQPHNLEGIRRFRAAFPQLPQIACFDTAFHATMPEVDYAFALPKSLQEEGVRRYGFHGLSYQYIMSMLLEHTIRGRGRVVMAHLGNGASLCAALAGSSVATTMGFSALDGLMMGTRSGSLDAGVLLYLMEQGWTHAQMEKLLYKQSGLLGVSGISADMRTLRASDSPDAERAIQQFTHRVIRESGALMACLGGLDVLAFSGGIGENDAVLREQVCQRLSWTGLRIDEQRNRKADGKAAYAVHAPDSRVEVWVIPTDEGRVAAREAAQLLQAAAVPALAPAVLA; encoded by the coding sequence ATGGCCATTCTTGCCGTCAACGCAGGCTCGTCCTCTTTGAAGTTTTCCCTGCACCCACTGAAGGATGGGCAGGTGCAACCGCATGTGCTCTCGGGCAATATCCAGGGGCTGGAGCCCGGCGGTGCGCCGGCCATGGGCTGGACCTATCTGGGTAAAAAACACCAGGAAACACTGTCTGTACCTGCAGATGGTGCTCCTTTTGTCATAGCCCTGGACAGCCTGCGCGCCCTGGTGCAAAAGCTGGAAGCCGCACCCGACATCGAGGGCGTGGCCCACCGCGTGGTGCATGGCGGCGGGGTGTTCACCGAAAGCGTGCTGGTCACCGATGAGGTGCTGGAGCGCCTGGCCTGCTTCAACTCGCTGGCGCCGCTGCACCAGCCGCACAACCTGGAAGGCATCAGGCGCTTTCGCGCCGCCTTCCCGCAGCTGCCGCAGATTGCCTGTTTCGACACGGCCTTCCACGCTACCATGCCCGAGGTGGACTACGCCTTCGCCCTGCCCAAGAGCCTGCAGGAAGAGGGTGTGCGCCGTTATGGCTTTCACGGCCTGTCCTACCAATACATCATGTCCATGCTGCTGGAGCACACCATCCGTGGCCGTGGCCGCGTGGTGATGGCCCACCTGGGCAACGGCGCCAGCCTGTGTGCGGCCCTGGCCGGCTCCAGCGTGGCCACGACCATGGGCTTCTCGGCCCTGGACGGCCTGATGATGGGCACGCGCAGCGGCTCGCTGGATGCCGGTGTGCTGCTGTATCTGATGGAGCAGGGCTGGACCCATGCGCAAATGGAGAAGCTGCTCTACAAGCAAAGCGGTCTGCTGGGCGTGTCGGGCATCTCGGCTGATATGCGCACCCTGCGCGCCAGCGACAGCCCGGATGCCGAGCGCGCCATTCAGCAATTCACCCACCGCGTGATCCGTGAAAGCGGTGCGCTGATGGCCTGCCTGGGTGGCCTGGACGTGCTGGCCTTCAGCGGCGGCATTGGCGAGAACGACGCCGTGCTGCGCGAGCAGGTCTGCCAGCGCCTGTCCTGGACGGGGCTGCGCATTGACGAGCAGCGCAACCGCAAGGCCGACGGCAAGGCCGCCTACGCCGTGCATGCGCCCGACAGCCGCGTGGAAGTCTGGGTCATCCCCACCGACGAAGGCCGTGTGGCCGCACGCGAAGCCGCACAGCTGCTGCAGGCCGCAGCCGTGCCGGCGCTAGCCCCGGCGGTCCTCGCTTAG
- a CDS encoding bifunctional enoyl-CoA hydratase/phosphate acetyltransferase: MNLQTPHVEQWMENVTYDELTLGQSARLVRTVTLEDIQAFAAVSGDINPAHLNAEYADATMFHGVIAHGMLGAALISALFGTQFPGPGTIYLGQELKFTKPVRIGDTLTVLATVSEKDDEKKRIKMDCLVTNQKGEVVLKGEARLMPPTQKVKVPVVHAPQIQLFDPEARLKDMLARAASLEAVRCAVVHPCDAGSLSGALDAAQHGLIVPVLIGPEGRIRRTAEDAGLNLDGVEILHVEHSHAAAELAAEMAAKKDVEIIMKGSLHTDELLKAVLCQPALRTGRRLSHIFRFDVPLYDKPLLITDAAINIRPTLQEKVDIIQNAIDFARILGTEVPKVAVLSAVETVTPSIPSTIDAAALCKMADRGQIKGGLLDGPLAFDNAVSMDAVRIKGIASAVAGQADILAVPDLESGNMVAKQLEYLAGASGSGLVLGARVPIALTSRADGPMARVASAVLAVLAAHDARQQQAANAWKSGH, translated from the coding sequence ATGAACCTGCAGACCCCGCATGTTGAGCAATGGATGGAAAACGTCACCTATGACGAGCTGACCCTGGGCCAGAGCGCCCGGCTGGTGCGCACCGTGACGCTGGAGGACATCCAGGCCTTCGCTGCTGTCTCGGGCGACATCAACCCCGCCCACCTGAACGCCGAATACGCCGATGCCACCATGTTCCACGGCGTCATCGCCCACGGCATGCTGGGCGCGGCGCTGATCTCGGCGCTGTTCGGTACCCAGTTCCCCGGCCCCGGCACCATTTACCTGGGCCAGGAGCTGAAGTTCACCAAGCCCGTGCGCATTGGCGACACGCTGACCGTGCTGGCCACGGTGAGTGAAAAGGACGACGAGAAAAAGCGCATCAAGATGGACTGCCTGGTCACCAACCAGAAGGGCGAAGTGGTGCTCAAGGGCGAGGCCCGTTTGATGCCGCCCACGCAAAAGGTCAAGGTGCCGGTGGTGCATGCACCGCAAATCCAGCTGTTCGACCCCGAAGCGCGTCTGAAAGACATGCTGGCCCGTGCCGCATCGCTGGAAGCCGTGCGCTGCGCCGTGGTCCACCCCTGCGATGCAGGCTCGCTCAGCGGTGCGCTGGACGCGGCCCAGCATGGCCTGATCGTGCCGGTGCTGATCGGCCCCGAAGGCCGCATTCGCCGCACCGCCGAAGACGCCGGCCTGAACCTGGATGGCGTGGAAATCCTGCATGTGGAGCACAGCCACGCTGCTGCCGAGCTGGCCGCCGAGATGGCTGCCAAAAAGGATGTGGAAATCATCATGAAGGGCAGCCTGCACACCGACGAGCTGCTCAAGGCCGTGCTGTGCCAGCCGGCGCTGCGCACGGGTCGACGCCTGTCGCACATATTCCGCTTCGATGTGCCGCTGTATGACAAGCCGCTGCTGATCACCGACGCGGCCATCAACATCCGCCCGACCTTGCAGGAGAAGGTGGACATCATCCAGAACGCCATCGACTTTGCCCGCATTCTGGGCACGGAAGTGCCCAAGGTGGCCGTGCTGTCGGCGGTGGAAACCGTCACCCCCAGCATTCCCTCCACCATCGATGCGGCCGCGCTGTGCAAGATGGCCGATCGTGGCCAGATCAAGGGTGGTTTGCTCGACGGCCCGCTGGCCTTTGACAACGCCGTGTCCATGGACGCGGTGCGCATCAAGGGCATTGCCTCGGCCGTGGCCGGTCAGGCCGACATTCTGGCCGTGCCCGATCTGGAAAGCGGCAACATGGTCGCTAAGCAGCTGGAATACCTGGCGGGCGCTTCGGGCTCGGGCCTGGTGCTGGGCGCACGCGTGCCCATCGCCCTGACCAGCCGCGCCGACGGTCCCATGGCCCGCGTGGCCTCGGCCGTGCTGGCCGTGTTGGCGGCGCATGACGCACGTCAACAGCAGGCGGCCAATGCCTGGAAGAGCGGTCACTAA
- a CDS encoding PHA/PHB synthase family protein, with the protein MENTTPATPAPDPTKLLDDQVQSMLSRANMGLSPIALSLAAADWAMHLACSPGKQMALAQKAAELSRQAVQRSLHAADPEATEKDSRFKDPAWTQWPYAALKEGFKASDSWWREAAKVDGMTRHHRHMVDFFARQFLDAMSPSNWAATNPEVLAKARETQGESLRKGFQHFSQDLHALANAKADTPSEALEPLEFAVGKDVACTPGKVVFRNHLIEIIQYLPTTAKVQPEPVLIVPSCIMKYYILDLSPKNSMVKYLVEQGHTVCIISWRNPDASDRDLKMQDYLSSGVLAAMEAVKASTGAARIHTVGYCLGGTFLAIAAATLGRLARKKADAWTAKEKALVPANLPELASVILLAAQTDFSEPGELGVFIDDEQLEGLRRSMAKKGYLSGRQMGGSFQFLASKDLVWSRNTSRYLLGEEDSSFDLMSWNADQTRLPARMHSEYLSSLFLNNALANGQYRFAGATVALMDISAPMMVVGTTRDHVSPWKSVYKIHLQTDTHVTFVLAAGGHNAGIVSEPGRPRRSYQIASVEDGQGWTDPDDWVAQAPVVQGSWWEAMHAWLNERSGTPIKPPAISPDRVVCEAPGDYVMVRYAD; encoded by the coding sequence ATGGAGAACACCACGCCTGCGACGCCGGCACCCGATCCCACCAAGCTGCTGGATGACCAGGTGCAATCCATGCTCAGCCGCGCCAATATGGGGCTGTCGCCAATTGCGCTGAGCCTGGCCGCTGCAGACTGGGCCATGCACCTGGCCTGCTCGCCCGGCAAGCAAATGGCTCTGGCACAAAAGGCGGCCGAGCTGTCGCGCCAAGCCGTGCAGCGCAGCCTGCACGCTGCCGACCCGGAGGCCACCGAGAAAGACTCCCGCTTCAAGGACCCAGCCTGGACGCAGTGGCCCTATGCCGCGCTGAAGGAAGGTTTCAAGGCCAGCGACAGCTGGTGGCGTGAGGCGGCCAAGGTGGACGGCATGACCCGCCACCACCGCCATATGGTGGACTTCTTTGCCCGCCAGTTCCTGGATGCCATGTCGCCCTCGAACTGGGCGGCCACCAACCCCGAAGTGCTGGCCAAGGCGCGTGAAACCCAGGGCGAAAGCCTGCGCAAGGGCTTCCAGCATTTCAGCCAGGACCTGCATGCACTGGCCAATGCCAAGGCCGACACCCCCAGCGAAGCGCTGGAGCCCCTGGAATTTGCCGTGGGCAAGGATGTGGCCTGCACGCCGGGCAAGGTGGTGTTCCGCAACCACCTGATCGAAATCATCCAGTACCTGCCGACCACGGCCAAGGTCCAGCCAGAGCCCGTGCTCATCGTGCCCTCGTGCATCATGAAGTACTACATCCTGGACCTGTCGCCCAAGAACTCCATGGTCAAGTACCTGGTGGAGCAGGGCCACACGGTGTGCATCATTTCCTGGCGCAACCCCGATGCCTCGGACCGTGACCTGAAGATGCAGGACTACCTGTCCAGCGGCGTGCTGGCAGCTATGGAGGCCGTCAAGGCCAGCACCGGCGCAGCGCGCATCCACACCGTGGGCTATTGCCTGGGCGGCACCTTCCTGGCGATTGCCGCCGCCACCCTGGGTCGCCTGGCGCGCAAAAAGGCCGATGCCTGGACGGCCAAGGAAAAAGCCCTGGTGCCTGCCAACCTGCCGGAGCTGGCTTCCGTCATCTTGCTGGCGGCGCAAACCGACTTCTCCGAACCTGGCGAGTTGGGCGTGTTCATCGATGACGAACAGCTCGAAGGCCTGCGCCGTTCCATGGCCAAGAAGGGCTATCTGTCCGGCCGCCAGATGGGGGGCTCCTTCCAGTTTCTGGCGTCCAAGGACCTGGTCTGGTCGCGCAACACCAGCCGCTACCTGCTGGGCGAGGAAGACAGCAGCTTCGACCTGATGAGCTGGAATGCCGACCAGACCCGCCTGCCCGCGCGCATGCACAGCGAATACCTGAGCTCGCTGTTCCTGAACAACGCCCTGGCCAACGGCCAGTACCGTTTTGCCGGCGCCACCGTGGCACTGATGGACATCAGCGCGCCCATGATGGTGGTGGGCACCACGCGCGACCATGTCTCGCCCTGGAAGTCGGTCTACAAAATCCACCTCCAGACCGACACGCACGTGACCTTTGTGCTGGCAGCCGGTGGTCATAACGCTGGTATCGTCTCCGAACCAGGCCGCCCACGCCGCAGCTACCAGATAGCCAGCGTCGAAGACGGCCAGGGCTGGACCGACCCCGACGACTGGGTGGCACAGGCACCGGTGGTACAGGGCTCCTGGTGGGAAGCCATGCACGCCTGGTTGAACGAGCGTTCCGGCACTCCTATCAAACCCCCGGCGATTTCGCCGGATCGCGTGGTGTGTGAAGCACCGGGCGACTACGTGATGGTGCGTTATGCAGACTGA
- a CDS encoding 2'-5' RNA ligase family protein, which produces MSFMHTGAMEHVPSLTQPCEDRDFAEWHQGCPWCAVWVVLVHDAAVAASVQAARHALGAALLPRYARQPHLTLAYRGLCAADGHPQAEFGAARLQADLAALQALQQLPFSVQLQGLGSFTTVPYLCVTQGAAELAGLHQALQRQPPVAGWRYVPHLTLGHYAQALPMLALVERLHALGIGQPALPLQVEQLALVRYATQDIAGPLTAEGVWDLQQQRYFPAPEALLALQAA; this is translated from the coding sequence ATGTCATTCATGCACACTGGCGCCATGGAGCATGTGCCTTCTCTGACCCAACCCTGCGAGGACCGCGACTTTGCGGAGTGGCACCAGGGCTGCCCCTGGTGTGCCGTGTGGGTGGTGCTGGTGCATGACGCCGCCGTGGCCGCCTCCGTGCAGGCCGCGCGCCATGCGCTGGGCGCGGCCCTGTTGCCGCGCTATGCCCGCCAGCCGCATCTGACGCTGGCCTACCGGGGACTGTGCGCGGCGGACGGCCACCCGCAGGCCGAGTTCGGCGCGGCCAGGCTTCAGGCCGATCTGGCCGCGTTGCAGGCATTGCAGCAGCTGCCTTTTTCCGTGCAGCTGCAGGGGCTGGGCAGCTTCACCACCGTGCCCTATCTGTGTGTGACGCAAGGAGCGGCCGAGCTGGCGGGCCTGCACCAGGCTTTGCAGCGCCAGCCCCCCGTGGCGGGCTGGCGCTATGTGCCCCATCTGACCTTGGGCCATTACGCCCAGGCCCTGCCCATGCTGGCGCTGGTGGAGCGGCTGCATGCCCTGGGCATTGGCCAGCCCGCGCTGCCGCTGCAGGTGGAACAGCTGGCGCTGGTGCGCTATGCCACGCAGGACATCGCCGGGCCGCTGACGGCGGAAGGTGTGTGGGATCTGCAGCAGCAGCGCTACTTTCCGGCCCCCGAGGCGCTGCTGGCACTGCAGGCTGCATGA
- a CDS encoding 3-hydroxybutyryl-CoA dehydrogenase, which yields MAIQTVGIVGAGTMGNGIAQACAVSGINVVMVDISEAAVQKGLATVAGSLDRLIKKEKITAADKDAALARIKTSTSYDDLKSAQLVIEAATENYDLKVKILKQLDELLGADVLVATNTSSISITKLGAVTKRADKFIGMHFFNPVPMMKLVEIIRGLQTSDATHDAVKALSEKLGKSPITVKNAPGFVVNRVLVPMINEAFQVLSEGTATAEDIDEGMKLGCNHPIGPLALADMIGLDVCLAVMEVYLEEFGDSKYRPCYLLREMVAAGRLGRKTGQGVYSY from the coding sequence ATGGCAATCCAAACTGTAGGCATCGTGGGTGCGGGCACCATGGGCAATGGCATCGCACAGGCTTGCGCGGTGTCTGGCATCAATGTGGTGATGGTGGATATTTCCGAAGCCGCCGTGCAAAAGGGCCTGGCCACCGTGGCCGGCAGCCTAGACCGCTTGATCAAAAAGGAAAAGATCACCGCCGCCGACAAGGACGCTGCGCTGGCCCGCATCAAGACCTCGACCAGCTATGACGACCTGAAGAGTGCACAGCTGGTGATCGAGGCAGCCACCGAAAACTACGATCTCAAGGTCAAGATCCTCAAGCAGCTCGACGAGCTGCTGGGCGCCGACGTGCTGGTGGCCACCAACACCTCGTCCATCTCCATCACCAAGCTGGGTGCTGTGACCAAGCGCGCCGACAAGTTCATCGGCATGCACTTCTTCAACCCCGTGCCCATGATGAAGCTGGTGGAAATCATCCGTGGTCTGCAGACCAGCGATGCCACACACGACGCCGTCAAGGCCTTGTCGGAAAAGCTGGGCAAGAGCCCCATCACCGTGAAGAACGCCCCCGGCTTTGTGGTCAACCGCGTTCTGGTGCCCATGATCAATGAAGCCTTCCAGGTGCTGTCCGAAGGCACGGCCACGGCCGAGGACATCGACGAAGGCATGAAGCTGGGTTGCAACCACCCCATCGGCCCGCTGGCCCTGGCCGACATGATTGGCCTGGACGTGTGCCTGGCCGTGATGGAGGTGTACCTGGAAGAGTTCGGCGACAGCAAATACCGCCCCTGCTATTTGCTGCGCGAAATGGTGGCCGCCGGCCGCCTGGGTCGCAAGACCGGCCAGGGCGTATATAGCTACTGA
- a CDS encoding response regulator, protein MIDVVLCDDHAVLRRGIRDTLQEATDIRVTAEAGCYAELRQALRDTSCDVLLLDINMPGRNGLEVLTSVRETDPQIKVIMVSMYPEDQYALRCLKAGAQGYANKAGDPVQLIEAVRLVMQGRKYLTPEVAQMLADSLSQPQPEVLHSTLSEREMQTLQKIASGRRLTDIAEELMLSPKTVSVYRARVLEKLQLANNAELTVYAIRNNLV, encoded by the coding sequence TTGATCGATGTAGTGCTATGCGATGACCATGCCGTGCTGCGCCGCGGCATCCGGGATACCTTGCAGGAGGCCACCGACATCCGTGTCACGGCCGAAGCCGGTTGCTATGCCGAGCTGCGCCAGGCCCTGCGCGACACCTCCTGCGATGTACTGCTGCTGGACATCAACATGCCCGGGCGCAACGGCCTGGAGGTGCTGACCAGCGTGCGCGAGACCGACCCGCAGATCAAGGTCATCATGGTCTCCATGTACCCCGAGGACCAATATGCGCTGCGCTGTCTGAAAGCCGGTGCCCAAGGCTATGCCAACAAGGCCGGCGACCCGGTACAGCTGATCGAGGCCGTGCGCCTGGTGATGCAAGGCCGCAAATACCTGACGCCCGAAGTGGCGCAAATGCTGGCCGACAGCCTGTCCCAACCCCAGCCCGAAGTGCTGCACTCCACCCTGTCCGAACGCGAGATGCAGACGCTGCAAAAAATCGCCAGCGGCCGGCGGCTGACCGATATTGCCGAAGAGCTGATGCTCAGCCCCAAGACCGTGAGCGTCTACCGCGCCCGCGTGCTGGAAAAGCTACAGCTGGCCAACAATGCCGAGCTGACGGTCTACGCCATTCGCAACAATCTGGTGTGA
- a CDS encoding GMC family oxidoreductase: protein MHDYIVIGGGAAGSVLAARLSEDLDTQVCLLEAGPPDNSPLLHCPAGLALLPKTQQFNWRFQTTPQPGLNGRRGYQPRGKVLGGSSAINAMIYIRGRPSDFDFWEAEGNPGWGWSDVLPYFLQAESNSRGADLWHGDQGPLAVNDLQQPDPLSLHFVQAAIEAGHARNADFNGHSLEGVGLYQVFQRDGARRSAYQAYVAPHRGRPNLEVRTGSQVLRIMLDQDRRACGVELLSAGRRETLHCRREVLLCAGALQSPQLLMLSGIGPGAHLQDMGLPVLHDLPGVGGNLHDHPDVTVVHSLPGSALGVGVSLAGLGRIAKGVWEWQQRRSGMLTSNLAEAGGFIRSSPGEPEADLQLHFLPGKQADHGRGNVWGHGFTGHVCVLQPQSRGLLRLASPDPLAAPLIDPQFLSHPDDAARLVRGVQRVREILSQPALAQWGGREQPDLAQLHTEDALEHWVRERADTIYHPVGSCRMGVGAQDVVDSQLRVHGVQGLRVVDASVMPRITSGNTQAPTVMIAERAAALLRGAD, encoded by the coding sequence ATGCATGACTACATCGTGATCGGGGGAGGGGCTGCGGGCTCCGTATTGGCCGCAAGGCTGAGTGAGGACTTGGACACCCAGGTCTGCCTGCTGGAGGCCGGGCCGCCTGACAACAGTCCGCTGCTGCACTGTCCGGCTGGTTTGGCCCTGCTGCCCAAGACGCAGCAGTTCAATTGGCGCTTTCAAACCACGCCACAGCCGGGTCTGAACGGGCGCCGTGGCTACCAGCCGCGGGGCAAGGTGCTGGGGGGCTCCAGCGCCATCAACGCCATGATCTACATCCGTGGCCGGCCTTCGGACTTTGACTTCTGGGAGGCCGAAGGCAATCCCGGCTGGGGCTGGAGCGATGTGCTGCCGTATTTTCTGCAGGCGGAAAGCAACAGCCGGGGCGCGGACCTGTGGCATGGCGACCAGGGCCCGCTGGCGGTCAACGATCTGCAGCAGCCCGACCCACTGAGCCTGCATTTTGTCCAGGCCGCCATCGAGGCCGGCCATGCACGCAATGCCGATTTCAACGGTCACAGTCTCGAAGGCGTGGGCCTGTACCAGGTGTTCCAGCGCGACGGTGCCCGCCGCAGTGCCTACCAGGCCTATGTGGCACCGCACCGGGGGCGGCCCAATCTGGAGGTGCGTACCGGCAGCCAGGTGTTGCGCATCATGTTGGACCAGGACCGCCGCGCCTGTGGTGTGGAGCTGTTGAGTGCGGGCCGGCGCGAGACGTTGCACTGCCGTCGCGAGGTGCTGCTGTGTGCCGGCGCGCTACAGTCTCCGCAGCTGCTGATGCTGTCTGGCATTGGCCCTGGGGCGCATTTGCAGGATATGGGCCTGCCGGTGCTCCATGACCTGCCAGGGGTGGGCGGCAATCTGCACGACCATCCCGATGTGACCGTGGTCCACAGCCTGCCGGGGTCGGCCTTGGGTGTGGGCGTGTCGCTGGCCGGGCTGGGGCGCATCGCCAAAGGGGTGTGGGAATGGCAGCAGCGGCGCAGCGGCATGCTGACCAGCAATCTGGCGGAGGCGGGCGGCTTTATCCGCAGCAGCCCCGGCGAGCCCGAGGCCGATTTGCAGCTGCACTTTCTGCCGGGCAAACAGGCCGACCATGGGCGGGGCAATGTCTGGGGCCATGGCTTTACCGGCCATGTCTGTGTGCTGCAACCGCAAAGCCGGGGCCTGCTGCGCCTGGCCAGCCCGGACCCCTTGGCAGCCCCCCTGATCGACCCGCAATTCCTCTCCCACCCGGACGATGCGGCCCGCCTGGTGCGGGGTGTGCAGCGGGTGCGGGAGATTCTGTCCCAGCCTGCGCTGGCCCAATGGGGAGGGCGGGAGCAGCCCGATCTGGCGCAGTTGCACACCGAGGACGCGCTGGAGCATTGGGTGCGCGAGCGGGCCGACACCATCTACCACCCCGTGGGCAGCTGCCGCATGGGCGTCGGCGCGCAGGATGTGGTGGACAGCCAGCTGCGTGTGCATGGGGTGCAGGGGCTGCGGGTGGTGGACGCCTCGGTCATGCCGCGCATCACCAGCGGCAATACCCAGGCACCGACAGTGATGATTGCCGAGCGCGCCGCTGCCTTGCTGCGCGGCGCGGACTGA
- a CDS encoding organic hydroperoxide resistance protein: MASLEKVLYTARTHTTGGRDGASRSDDGRLDVQLSSPGTSGQGSNPEQLFAAGYSACFIGAMKAVAGKQKLALPQDLAIDAEVDLGPIPNAYGIAVRLTVRLPGMDRAAAEKLVQEADLVCPYSNATRGNIDKQLTVTV, encoded by the coding sequence ATGGCCTCTCTGGAAAAAGTTCTCTACACCGCCCGCACCCACACCACAGGCGGGCGCGACGGCGCCTCGCGCAGCGATGACGGGCGTCTGGATGTGCAGCTGTCCTCGCCCGGCACCAGTGGCCAGGGCAGCAACCCCGAGCAGCTGTTTGCCGCCGGCTATTCCGCCTGCTTCATCGGCGCCATGAAGGCCGTAGCCGGCAAGCAAAAACTGGCCCTGCCGCAAGACCTGGCGATTGATGCCGAAGTGGACCTGGGCCCCATTCCCAACGCCTATGGCATTGCCGTGCGCCTCACCGTGCGCCTGCCCGGCATGGACCGCGCCGCCGCCGAAAAACTGGTGCAGGAGGCCGACCTTGTCTGTCCCTATTCCAACGCCACGCGCGGCAATATCGACAAGCAGCTGACTGTGACGGTCTAA
- the fabI gene encoding enoyl-ACP reductase FabI, with protein MTKAPPSFSLQGKKGLILGIANDHSIAWGCAKLAAAQGAQVVASCLNDKARKYVEPLTQPAGIDLVNCNVETEGELQALVDHAVKTMGQIDFVIHSIAWAPIEDLHGDVVDSSREGFARAVSVSCHSFAEVAKLCAPHMPNGGSMLSMTYLGSGEAVPNYGLMGPVKAALESMVRYMAMELGPKNIRVHAVSPGPILTRAASGIAEFDKLMQTAMDKAPLQRLVTLEEIAQLSAFLCTDAASGMTGQTIYVDAGVHAMD; from the coding sequence ATGACCAAAGCACCTCCTTCCTTCAGCCTGCAAGGCAAAAAAGGCCTGATCCTGGGCATCGCCAACGACCACAGCATCGCCTGGGGCTGCGCCAAGCTGGCCGCCGCACAGGGTGCGCAAGTCGTGGCCTCCTGCCTGAACGACAAGGCCCGCAAATATGTGGAGCCCCTGACCCAGCCCGCCGGCATCGACCTGGTCAACTGCAACGTCGAAACCGAAGGCGAGCTACAGGCGCTGGTGGACCACGCGGTCAAGACCATGGGCCAGATCGACTTCGTCATCCACTCCATTGCCTGGGCGCCGATTGAGGACCTGCACGGTGATGTGGTGGACAGCTCGCGCGAAGGCTTTGCCCGCGCCGTCTCCGTCTCCTGCCACTCATTTGCCGAAGTGGCCAAGCTGTGCGCTCCCCATATGCCGAACGGCGGCAGCATGCTGTCCATGACCTATCTGGGCTCCGGCGAAGCCGTGCCCAACTACGGCCTGATGGGCCCGGTCAAGGCGGCGCTGGAATCGATGGTGCGCTACATGGCCATGGAGCTGGGCCCCAAGAACATCCGTGTGCACGCCGTGTCCCCCGGCCCCATCCTGACGCGCGCCGCCTCGGGCATTGCCGAGTTCGACAAGCTGATGCAGACCGCCATGGACAAGGCCCCGCTGCAGCGTCTGGTGACGCTGGAGGAAATCGCCCAGCTGTCGGCCTTCCTCTGCACCGATGCCGCATCCGGCATGACCGGCCAGACCATTTATGTGGATGCCGGCGTCCACGCCATGGACTGA
- a CDS encoding MarR family winged helix-turn-helix transcriptional regulator: MPRTKTPSSDAALQLDHQLCFALYSTSLAMTKLYKPLLAPLGLTYPQYLVLLVLWERDDHMVSELGERLFLDSGTLTPLLKRMEAAGWLQRQRDAQDERRVRVTLTAAGRALRAQAAGIPGCLLQSSQCTVDELQSLTQQIQQLRARLAAALPPASV, from the coding sequence ATGCCAAGGACAAAAACGCCCTCCAGCGATGCCGCGCTGCAGCTGGATCACCAGCTGTGTTTTGCGCTGTATTCGACCTCGCTGGCCATGACCAAGCTCTACAAACCTTTGCTTGCGCCGCTGGGCCTGACCTATCCGCAGTACCTGGTGCTGCTGGTGCTCTGGGAGCGCGATGACCACATGGTCTCCGAACTGGGCGAGCGCCTGTTTCTGGACTCGGGCACTTTGACCCCGCTGCTCAAGCGCATGGAGGCGGCTGGCTGGCTGCAGCGCCAGCGCGATGCACAGGACGAGCGCCGCGTGCGTGTCACGCTCACTGCAGCCGGCAGGGCGTTGCGTGCCCAGGCTGCGGGTATTCCAGGCTGTCTGCTGCAGAGCAGCCAGTGCACTGTGGACGAGCTGCAATCGCTCACCCAACAGATTCAGCAGCTGCGCGCCCGCCTGGCCGCAGCGCTGCCACCCGCTTCGGTCTGA